One window of Pseudorasbora parva isolate DD20220531a unplaced genomic scaffold, ASM2467924v1 scaffold_89, whole genome shotgun sequence genomic DNA carries:
- the LOC137068548 gene encoding uncharacterized transmembrane protein DDB_G0289901-like, which yields MESHGHLKKSGGHGGFMGGSEGFSGVSGGQWVYGYGHFTSHGHLKKSGGHGGFMGGSEGFSGSQRGSAGVSGSQRGQRGSEGVSGSQRASVGVSGSQRGSAGVSGSQRGQRGSVGVRGGQRESAGVSGGQRESEGVSGCQRVSAGVSAVSGGQWESEGVSGSQWGSVGVRGGQLVSAGVSGGQWESKGVSGGQRESEEVSGSQRGSAGVRGSQRESAGSAEVSGGQRESEGVSERQGGSAGSAEVSGVSRSQRGSAGVSGSQRGSAGSEGVRGGQQGQRESEGVSESQPGQRESEGVSGVSGSQRESEGVSESQRGSAGSVGVRGGQQGQRESAGVRGGQRGQRESKGVSESQRGQRESEGVNESQRGQRESEGVSGGQRGSAGVSRVQWESAGVRGGQRESEGVSGGQRGQWESAGVRGGQRESEGVSGVSGSQRGSAGSAGVGRSQRGQRESEGVSGSRRGSARVSGVSGSQRESAGVRGSQRESAGSAGVRGGQRESAGVSGSQRGSAGVSGGQRE from the coding sequence ATGGAGAGCCATGGACACCTGAAGAAGAGTGGGGGTCATGGGGGGTTCATGGGGGGGTCAGAGGGGTTCAGCGGGGTCAGCGGGGGTCAGTGGGTGTACGGATATGGCCATTTCACCAGCCATGGACACCTGAAGAAGAGCGGGGGTCATGGGGGGTTCATGGGGGGGTCAGAGGGGTTCAGCGGGAGTCAGAGGGGGTCAGCGGGTGTCAGCGGGAGTCAGCGGGGTCAGCGGGGGTCAGAGGGGGTCAGCGGGAGTCAGCGGGCGTCAGTGGGGGTCAGCGGGAGTCAGAGGGGGTCAGCGGGTGTCAGCGGGAGTCAGCGGGGTCAGCGGGGGTCAGTGGGAGTCAGAGGGGGTCAGCGGGAGTCAGCGGGGGTCAGTGGGGGTCAGCGGGAGTCAGAGGGGGTCAGCGGGTGTCAGCGGGTGTCAGCGGGAGTCAGTGCGGTCAGCGGGGGTCAGTGGGAGTCAGAGGGGGTCAGCGGGAGTCAGTGGGGGTCAGTGGGAGTCAGAGGGGGTCAGCTGGTGTCAGCGGGAGTCAGCGGGGGTCAGTGGGAGTCAAAGGGGGTCAGCGGGGGTCAGCGGGAGTCAGAGGAGGTCAGCGGGAGTCAGAGGGGGTCAGCGGGTGTCCGCGGGAGTCAGCGGGAGTCAGCGGGGTCAGCAGAAGTCAGCGGGGGTCAGCGGGAGTCAGAGGGGGTCAGCGAGCGTCAGGGGGGGTCAGCGGGGTCAGCGGAAGTCAGCGGGGTCAGCAGAAGTCAGCGGGGGTCAGCGGGGGTCAGCGGGAGTCAGAGGGGGTCAGCAGGGTCAGAGGGGGTCAGAGGGGGTCAGCAGGGTCAGCGGGAGTCGGAGGGGGTCAGCGAGAGTCAGCCGGGTCAGCGGGAGTCAGAGGGGGTCAGCGGGGTCAGTGGGAGTCAGCGAGAGTCAGAGGGGGTCAGCGAGAGTCAGAGGGGGTCAGCGGGGTCAGTGGGAGTCAGAGGGGGTCAGCAGGGTCAGCGGGAGTCGGCGGGAGTCAGAGGGGGTCAGCGGGGTCAGCGGGAGTCGAAGGGGGTCAGCGAGAGTCAGCGGGGTCAGCGGGAGTCAGAGGGAGTCAACGAGAGTCAGCGGGGTCAGCGGGAGTCAGAGGGGGTCAGCGGGGGTCAGCGGGGGTCAGCGGGAGTCAGCAGGGTTCAGTGGGAGTCAGCGGGAGTCAGAGGGGGTCAGCGAGAGTCAGAGGGGGTCAGCGGGGGTCAGCGGGGTCAGTGGGAGTCAGCGGGAGTCAGAGGGGGTCAGCGAGAGTCAGAGGGGGTCAGCGGGGTCAGTGGGAGTCAGAGGGGGTCAGCAGGGTCAGCGGGAGTCGGCAGGAGTCAGCGGGGTCAGCGGGAGTCAGAGGGGGTCAGCGGGAGTCGGAGGGGGTCAGCGAGAGTCAGCGGGGTCAGCGGGAGTCAGCGGGAGTCAGCGGGAGTCAGAGGGAGTCAGCGAGAGTCAGCGGGGTCAGCGGGAGTCAGAGGGGGTCAGCGGGAGTCAGCGGGGGTCAGCGGGAGTCAGAGGGGGTCAGCGGGAGTCAGCGGAGGTCAGCGGGAGTGA